A genomic region of Persephonella marina EX-H1 contains the following coding sequences:
- a CDS encoding NAD(P)H-dependent flavin oxidoreductase, with the protein MSLPPLRIGQYEIQYPIIQGGMGVGISWENLAGTVSKYGGLGVVSSVGTGYRHPNYIKLKDGRPIGSKYIHNREALQRIIRDAKEIAGGEKAVIGVNILYAITDYGRVVRDSIEAGANIIITGAGLPLRLPEYAPEPHVALVPIVSSARALRVICKHWKKKYNRLPDAVVVEGPKSGGHQGIPYEDCFKPEFQLENIVPEVIKERDKWGDFPVIAAGGIWDKNDIEFYLSLGAAGVQMGTRFVGTFECDAAPEFKRVIIESKKEDIKLIKSPVGYPARGIITQLIKDIERGTAPEVKCTSNCVVPCNHGEEAKKVGFCIADRLGDAYLGRVQTGLFFSGSNGYRIKRLVSVKDLMRELVEGIPSGQEIPEGEPVESGKQL; encoded by the coding sequence ATGAGTTTACCACCACTTAGAATCGGACAGTATGAGATACAGTATCCCATTATTCAGGGGGGAATGGGAGTTGGCATCTCATGGGAAAATCTGGCCGGAACAGTCAGTAAATACGGAGGTTTAGGTGTAGTATCTTCCGTTGGTACAGGATACAGACATCCGAACTACATAAAACTAAAAGATGGAAGACCTATTGGAAGTAAGTATATACACAATAGAGAGGCCCTACAGAGAATAATAAGGGATGCGAAAGAGATAGCTGGCGGTGAGAAGGCTGTTATTGGAGTAAACATTCTTTACGCAATTACAGATTACGGAAGGGTTGTTAGGGACTCTATTGAAGCTGGAGCTAATATAATAATCACCGGAGCAGGACTACCATTAAGACTTCCAGAGTATGCTCCTGAGCCTCACGTTGCACTTGTCCCTATCGTTTCATCTGCAAGAGCATTAAGAGTAATATGCAAACACTGGAAGAAAAAGTACAACAGGCTTCCAGATGCTGTTGTTGTGGAAGGTCCAAAATCTGGCGGACATCAGGGTATACCATACGAGGACTGCTTTAAACCTGAGTTTCAGCTTGAAAATATAGTTCCGGAAGTTATAAAAGAGAGGGATAAATGGGGTGATTTCCCTGTAATAGCAGCAGGTGGGATCTGGGACAAAAATGATATAGAGTTCTATCTTTCACTTGGAGCTGCCGGTGTTCAGATGGGGACAAGATTTGTAGGAACTTTTGAGTGTGATGCAGCACCAGAATTCAAAAGAGTTATTATTGAATCTAAAAAAGAGGATATAAAACTGATAAAATCTCCCGTTGGATACCCTGCAAGGGGGATAATAACACAGCTTATAAAAGATATTGAAAGAGGAACAGCACCTGAAGTTAAGTGTACATCAAACTGTGTCGTTCCATGTAATCATGGTGAAGAGGCAAAGAAGGTAGGTTTCTGCATAGCTGACAGACTTGGAGATGCTTATCTTGGAAGGGTTCAGACAGGTTTATTCTTCAGTGGATCAAATGGATACAGAATAAAAAGGCTTGTTTCTGTAAAGGACCTTATGAGGGAGCTCGTTGAAGGTATTCCATCAGGTCAGGAAATACCTGAAGGAGAACCTGTAGAGTCCGGAAAGCAATTATGA
- the recJ gene encoding single-stranded-DNA-specific exonuclease RecJ: MDSGLTGYKWVVLEEKNKAPEDLLKKFGKVIGQLLYNRKEIFNNNFEEENIYPTLKKLLDPQLFNKLDRISYELAKIIKDKKRIVIYGDYDADGITSTALLVNFFKDINADVRYYIPSRFYEGYGLNRSAIKKISQMADVLIVVDSGTNAYEELLYAKKLGLKVFVLDHHEAKEEIIDDEQIYILNPKLHDDIDVLFKHLASVGITFYVIIMLRRLLNLEVKLKPYLDIVALGTVADVVPLSLINRILVQKGIEEINKRRRTGIKALLDYLSIDKVTSFDVGFVLAPRLNAAGRLDDAKKAVKLLTTKNENKGRQLSIELEVLNKKRQKLTELAFKESQVKLKKEKEIKSIVVADENWHPGIVGIVAGRLAHQYKVPAVVLSVKNGTAIGSVRSTGNINIYKVMEENADLFDRFGGHTLAAGLTMPSKNIERFKEILIDYVSSLKEEDKISFIEVDMEVPLSHWTPENVKKLKILEPFGEGNPYPKFIARNLRIDDFITVGAGNQHLKFWFKDNDGKAYPALWWGSVGFFKKLSVGMNVDIIYTPKLSTWNGDLGVEFIVEDIKIN; the protein is encoded by the coding sequence ATGGACTCAGGATTAACCGGTTATAAATGGGTTGTACTTGAAGAGAAGAATAAAGCCCCAGAGGATCTTCTAAAAAAGTTTGGAAAAGTAATAGGGCAGCTTTTATATAACAGAAAAGAGATCTTTAACAACAACTTTGAAGAAGAAAATATATATCCAACTTTAAAAAAACTTCTTGATCCACAGCTATTCAATAAACTTGACAGAATATCCTATGAACTTGCAAAGATCATAAAAGATAAGAAAAGGATAGTTATATATGGAGATTATGATGCAGACGGCATAACAAGTACAGCACTTCTTGTTAACTTCTTTAAAGATATTAATGCTGACGTCAGATACTACATCCCAAGCAGATTCTATGAAGGTTATGGCCTGAACAGATCAGCTATAAAAAAGATATCCCAGATGGCCGATGTTCTCATAGTTGTTGATAGTGGGACAAATGCTTATGAGGAACTTCTTTACGCTAAAAAGCTAGGTCTGAAAGTTTTTGTTCTGGATCACCATGAGGCAAAAGAAGAGATCATAGATGATGAGCAGATCTATATCCTCAATCCTAAGTTGCACGATGACATAGATGTTCTTTTTAAGCATCTTGCCTCTGTTGGAATTACCTTTTACGTGATAATAATGCTCAGGAGATTACTCAATCTTGAGGTTAAATTGAAACCTTATCTTGATATAGTAGCCCTCGGAACGGTTGCTGATGTCGTTCCGTTATCTCTTATAAACAGGATACTCGTTCAGAAAGGTATTGAGGAGATAAACAAAAGAAGAAGAACAGGAATAAAAGCTTTACTTGATTATCTTTCTATTGATAAGGTCACATCTTTTGATGTTGGTTTTGTTCTTGCACCTAGACTGAATGCTGCTGGAAGACTTGATGATGCAAAGAAAGCGGTTAAGCTACTTACAACAAAAAATGAGAATAAAGGACGTCAGCTTTCCATAGAGCTTGAGGTGTTGAATAAAAAAAGGCAGAAGCTTACAGAACTTGCATTTAAAGAATCTCAGGTGAAACTGAAAAAAGAAAAAGAGATAAAAAGTATAGTTGTTGCAGATGAGAACTGGCATCCAGGTATTGTTGGAATAGTTGCAGGAAGACTTGCACATCAGTATAAAGTTCCTGCTGTTGTTCTTTCAGTCAAAAATGGAACTGCTATAGGATCGGTCAGAAGTACTGGGAATATAAATATATACAAAGTTATGGAAGAAAATGCAGATCTTTTTGATAGATTTGGAGGTCATACTCTTGCTGCGGGACTTACGATGCCCTCTAAAAACATTGAGAGATTCAAGGAGATATTGATTGATTATGTTTCGTCATTAAAAGAGGAGGATAAGATCTCATTTATTGAGGTTGATATGGAAGTTCCCCTTTCACACTGGACACCTGAAAATGTTAAAAAACTTAAAATACTTGAACCTTTTGGAGAAGGTAATCCTTATCCGAAGTTTATAGCAAGAAATTTAAGAATTGATGATTTTATAACAGTTGGAGCAGGGAACCAGCATCTCAAGTTCTGGTTTAAAGATAATGATGGAAAAGCTTATCCGGCATTATGGTGGGGTTCTGTAGGATTTTTCAAAAAACTGTCTGTGGGAATGAATGTGGACATAATATATACACCAAAACTTTCTACCTGGAATGGTGATTTAGGGGTGGAATTTATCGTTGAAGATATAAAAATTAATTAA
- a CDS encoding peroxiredoxin, with amino-acid sequence MSEVILVGQEVPDFEMETYEPETGKFGTFSLKKAKDEGKWTILFFYPADFTFVCPTELADLAEVYPKLKELGAEVVSVSTDTKFVHLAWHRDEKLLENVKYPMGADPTGKISRMFGVYDEATGLALRGTFIISPEGKLVGSEVNFYNVGRNADELLRKMEANAYLIGHPDEACPAKWEPGKKTLKPSEELVGHVYEALNE; translated from the coding sequence ATGTCAGAAGTAATTTTAGTAGGACAGGAAGTTCCTGATTTTGAGATGGAGACTTATGAGCCTGAAACTGGAAAGTTCGGGACTTTTTCATTAAAGAAAGCAAAGGATGAAGGAAAGTGGACAATTCTTTTCTTCTATCCAGCAGACTTTACATTCGTTTGTCCAACAGAACTTGCAGATCTTGCAGAGGTATATCCAAAACTTAAAGAGCTTGGAGCTGAGGTAGTCTCAGTCTCAACAGATACTAAATTTGTTCACCTTGCGTGGCACAGAGATGAAAAATTACTTGAAAATGTAAAGTACCCAATGGGTGCTGATCCAACAGGAAAGATCTCAAGAATGTTCGGTGTTTATGATGAAGCTACAGGTCTTGCTTTAAGAGGAACATTCATAATTTCTCCAGAAGGAAAGCTTGTTGGCTCAGAGGTTAATTTCTACAATGTTGGTAGAAATGCTGATGAACTTCTCAGAAAAATGGAAGCTAACGCTTACCTCATAGGTCACCCAGATGAGGCTTGTCCTGCAAAATGGGAGCCTGGAAAGAAAACACTCAAACCTTCTGAAGAACTTGTTGGACACGTTTACGAAGCTCTAAATGAGTAA
- the rpsU gene encoding 30S ribosomal protein S21 produces MAVVVVQEGESFEKALKRFKKICEKEGIITEMKRREFYEKPSVKRKRKQRAARKRLIKALKKKGLL; encoded by the coding sequence ATGGCAGTAGTTGTAGTTCAGGAAGGAGAAAGCTTTGAAAAGGCATTAAAGAGATTTAAAAAGATCTGTGAAAAGGAAGGAATTATCACAGAAATGAAGAGAAGAGAGTTTTATGAGAAACCTTCTGTTAAGAGAAAAAGAAAGCAGAGAGCTGCAAGAAAGAGACTTATTAAGGCACTTAAGAAAAAAGGTCTTTTATAA
- a CDS encoding GatB/YqeY domain-containing protein has translation MAELLKKLQDEMKAAMKSGDKEKLSTIRMLISEIKKVQIDQKKELSDDEIIAVIQRYAKQRKESIKQYREAGREDLAQKEEKELQIVQQFLPQPLTEEEIEKIVEETIKELNASSMKDMGKVMKAVMEKVKGRAEGAVVSSIVKSKLS, from the coding sequence ATGGCTGAGCTTCTTAAAAAGCTTCAGGATGAGATGAAAGCCGCTATGAAAAGCGGTGATAAAGAGAAGTTATCAACTATTAGAATGCTTATCTCTGAGATAAAAAAAGTACAGATAGACCAGAAAAAAGAACTTTCAGATGATGAGATAATAGCTGTTATCCAGAGATATGCAAAACAGAGAAAAGAGTCTATAAAACAGTATAGAGAAGCTGGACGGGAAGACCTTGCTCAGAAAGAGGAAAAAGAGCTTCAGATCGTCCAGCAGTTTTTACCTCAACCTTTAACAGAAGAAGAGATTGAAAAGATAGTAGAAGAAACAATAAAGGAACTTAATGCTTCCTCAATGAAGGATATGGGAAAGGTTATGAAAGCTGTTATGGAAAAGGTGAAGGGAAGGGCTGAGGGAGCTGTTGTAAGTTCCATAGTCAAGAGTAAACTTTCCTGA
- a CDS encoding CvpA family protein produces the protein MLDIILLLFFIYLVIAGLFNGFTQIFIKGLGFLTAGYLGFSFTKDLSAYLSRYFNAEKVILDFVAFALIFILVFSVFLLINSIVKKELKSRKKLSIMDKLTGAIAGILIFVICVYMIKEFSKKNETLRELSSKSRIVKLFSWER, from the coding sequence ATGCTGGATATAATCCTTCTTCTTTTTTTTATTTACCTTGTTATAGCCGGTCTTTTTAATGGTTTTACCCAGATATTTATAAAAGGCCTTGGCTTTTTAACAGCAGGATATTTAGGTTTTTCATTCACAAAAGATCTATCAGCCTATCTGAGCAGATATTTTAATGCAGAAAAGGTAATACTTGATTTTGTGGCTTTTGCTTTGATTTTTATTCTTGTTTTCAGCGTATTTCTTCTTATAAACAGTATCGTTAAAAAAGAGCTTAAAAGCAGAAAAAAGCTGTCTATAATGGATAAGCTAACAGGGGCTATTGCAGGTATTCTGATTTTTGTGATCTGTGTTTATATGATTAAGGAGTTTTCAAAAAAGAACGAAACATTGAGAGAGCTTAGCTCAAAATCCAGAATAGTAAAACTTTTTTCATGGGAAAGATAA